The following proteins are encoded in a genomic region of Cherax quadricarinatus isolate ZL_2023a chromosome 5, ASM3850222v1, whole genome shotgun sequence:
- the LOC138855403 gene encoding uncharacterized protein has protein sequence MRWPREHWATLLHTTLKGKAQSCTAALPYDKYADYEAVKKIILKEYDLLPESYQRTFRSLRRLPGQTWVEFARQKVALERWLRSSGCDTMERLMQLILQEEFQNSLTGDVRSFVIEHQTADVLASASLTDYFEITSQLTKEKGSREKARQFRKPCCLTSLRVRLVLEDQMVDIVSYRDTGSYLTLLRKGVLPLNDDTYINLDVLLEGYGGTITRVPLHKSSDFNRENLVKEQLEDPSLKQARDQALTEMEAEGKEECFYYSDGILMKKFPSTSANSCLKPKQLLVLPVRFRELALEVAHSSPMGGHLGIRKTRKISPIFLLAQDKGYRD, from the exons ATGAGATGGCCTCGTGAACATTGGGCTACCTTACTTCACACCACTCTTAAGGGTAAGGCTCAATCAtgtactgcagctctcccgtatGATAAATATGCAGATTACGAGGCAGTTAAGAAGATCATTTTAAAGGAGTATGACTTGCTTCCTGAAAGTTATCAGCGCACCTTCCGCTCTCTACGAAGACTGCCCGGCCAAACCTGGGTAGAATTTGCCCGGCAAAAGGTGGCTCTAGAGCGATGGTTGAGGTCATCTGGGTGTGATACTATGGAGCGTCTGATGCAGTTGATCTTGCAAGAAGAATTTCAGAACTCTCTGACGGGCGATGTACGCTCCTTTGTTATCGAACACCAGACTGCAGATGTGTTGGCCTCTGCTTCTCTAACTGATTACTTTGAGATAACCTCTCAATTGACCAAGGAAAAAGGGTCTAGAGAGAAAGCCAG ACAGTTTCGGAAGCCATGTTGCCTTACTTCTTTAAGGGTAAGGCTGGTGTTAGAGGACCAAATGGTGGACATAGTATCCTATCGGGATACGGGAAGCTACCTGACCTTACTGAGAAAAGGAGTACTTCCTCTAAATGATGACACTTATATTAACCTGGATGTTTTGCTAGAAGGTTACGGTGGCACTATCACAAGAGTACCCCTTCATAAG AGTAGCGATTTTAATCGTGAAAATTTAGTAAAAGAACAGCTTGAAGACCCGTCGTTGAAACAGGCAAGGGATCAAGCGCTTACTGAGATGGAAGCTGAGGGTAAGGAAGAATGTTTTTATTACTCTGACGGTATCCTGATGAAGAAATTTCCGTCGACTTCAGCTAATTCATGTCTCAAGCCAAAACAGCTTTTGGTTTTACCTGTCCGGTTTCGGGAGTTAGCATTGGAAGTGGCACATTCTAGCCCCATGGGCGGACACTTGGGAATAAGAAAGACTAGGAAAATTAGCCCGATATTTCTTCTGGCCCAAGATAAAGGATACCGTGACTGA